Proteins from a single region of Streptomyces sp. Tu 3180:
- a CDS encoding ATP-grasp domain-containing protein, with amino-acid sequence MVSCVRVWLNRTYAENVFFMDQLRRNPSDRAVEIHATHGDPDSPVLAAADTAELEPEGLSPAAYVEYALAQCERRGIDVFVPRLHQSAIVAHRAEFEAAGTALLAPPPEAVAVFRDKVIAYEAVQAIGVPVPPWWRVRSAEELLAAVEELEEQGHRACLKPASGAGGVGFRVITREPFSLTQLSGFPSPYVPLDLVLEAVRRADQPVDWLVMPRLEQPEVSVDCLTGPDNRIRLAVGRTKDGRRRGFTLHERWLEPARRIAEGFGLHHLSNIQFRMLGERPVLMDVNTRPAGGLHQLSLCGVNAPWAAVRLALGDDPGEMTPPFLGQDYTVVSGPRPLRPASLSQRRAGADAPGAGADALDAVPAPAAPVEPRTAAAPGRLSASAADTAAGAPA; translated from the coding sequence ATGGTCTCTTGCGTACGCGTCTGGCTCAACCGCACGTACGCGGAGAACGTGTTCTTCATGGATCAGCTGAGGAGAAATCCCAGCGACCGGGCCGTAGAGATCCACGCCACCCACGGCGACCCCGACTCGCCCGTGCTGGCCGCCGCCGACACCGCCGAACTGGAGCCCGAGGGCCTGTCCCCGGCGGCGTACGTCGAGTACGCGCTCGCCCAGTGCGAGCGGCGCGGCATCGACGTGTTCGTGCCCCGGCTGCACCAGTCGGCGATCGTCGCGCACCGCGCCGAGTTCGAGGCGGCCGGTACGGCGCTGCTGGCACCGCCGCCCGAGGCGGTGGCGGTCTTCCGGGACAAGGTGATCGCCTACGAGGCGGTCCAGGCGATCGGGGTGCCCGTGCCGCCGTGGTGGCGGGTCCGGTCCGCCGAGGAACTCCTCGCGGCCGTCGAGGAGTTGGAGGAGCAAGGACACCGGGCCTGTCTCAAGCCGGCGTCCGGCGCGGGAGGAGTGGGCTTCCGCGTGATCACGCGGGAGCCCTTCTCGCTCACCCAGCTGAGCGGCTTCCCGAGCCCGTACGTGCCGCTCGACCTGGTGCTGGAGGCGGTGCGGCGGGCCGACCAGCCGGTGGACTGGCTGGTGATGCCGCGTCTGGAGCAGCCCGAGGTGTCGGTGGACTGCCTCACCGGGCCCGACAACCGGATCCGGCTGGCGGTCGGCCGCACCAAGGACGGCCGCCGCAGGGGCTTCACGCTGCACGAGCGGTGGCTGGAGCCGGCCCGGCGGATCGCGGAGGGCTTCGGCCTGCACCACCTGTCCAACATCCAGTTCCGGATGCTCGGCGAGCGGCCCGTGCTCATGGACGTCAACACCCGGCCGGCGGGCGGTCTGCACCAGCTGTCGCTGTGCGGGGTGAACGCCCCGTGGGCCGCGGTGCGGCTGGCGCTCGGGGACGACCCGGGCGAGATGACGCCGCCGTTCCTGGGCCAGGACTACACGGTGGTGTCCGGACCGCGTCCGCTGCGCCCCGCGTCGTTGTCGCAGCGGCGCGCCGGCGCGGACGCCCCGGGGGCCGGCGCGGACGCCCTGGACGCCGTACCGGCTCCGGCGGCGCCCGTGGAGCCGAGGACGGCGGCCGCTCCGGGCCGGCTGAGCGCCTCCGCCGCGGACACGGCGGCCGGGGCACCCGCCTGA
- a CDS encoding helix-turn-helix transcriptional regulator yields MTGGFEGPGTAPTTALPAVVARVTALADRLGVPHAEVFDVGRLSAASGVPEPVVRALLSGRPAGEPDVQARFVQRLDLLRRTRLKPNGRRYTQQEIADGAGMSRQQAGALINGDRRPTMEHCDAIQRFFRVHAGFLTAEDPEALASVLQHTEQELLQKLADRERRAAAAADDPLERLLQDHGVRGIAWRAAQLPTDQHRDKVAEWLDMLLENVQRPES; encoded by the coding sequence GTGACGGGTGGCTTCGAGGGTCCGGGCACCGCGCCGACGACCGCGCTGCCGGCCGTCGTCGCCCGCGTCACCGCACTCGCCGACCGGCTCGGCGTGCCGCACGCCGAGGTCTTCGACGTCGGCCGGCTGTCCGCCGCCTCCGGTGTCCCGGAACCCGTGGTCAGGGCGCTGCTGAGCGGCCGGCCCGCGGGCGAGCCCGATGTGCAGGCCCGGTTCGTGCAGCGGCTGGACCTGCTGCGCCGCACCCGTCTGAAGCCGAACGGCCGCAGGTACACGCAGCAGGAGATCGCCGACGGCGCGGGCATGTCCCGGCAGCAGGCCGGCGCCCTGATCAACGGCGACCGGCGCCCCACCATGGAGCACTGCGACGCCATCCAGCGGTTCTTCCGGGTGCACGCCGGTTTCCTCACCGCCGAGGACCCCGAAGCGCTCGCGAGCGTGCTCCAGCACACCGAGCAGGAACTGCTGCAGAAGCTCGCGGACCGCGAGCGGAGGGCGGCCGCGGCGGCCGACGACCCGCTGGAGCGGCTGCTGCAGGACCACGGGGTGCGCGGGATCGCGTGGCGGGCCGCGCAGCTGCCCACCGACCAGCACCGCGACAAGGTCGCGGAGTGGCTGGACATGCTCCTGGAGAACGTCCAGCGGCCCGAGTCGTGA
- a CDS encoding 4'-phosphopantetheinyl transferase superfamily protein, producing the protein MIEELLPQTVVAVEAYGDEGTDAPLYPEEEALVERAVAKRRREFTAVRSCARRAMEKLGVSARPVLNGERGAPIWPDGLTGSMTHCEGYCAAALVRAADLASLGIDAEVHGPLPEGVLDAVSLPGEAARIGRLSAERPAVHWDRLLFSAKESVYKAWFPLTGKWLDFLEADIEFFGDPGERTRGGFRATLLVPGPRVGDRRLGHFDGRWTTAGGLVTTAVAVPHG; encoded by the coding sequence ATGATCGAGGAACTGCTGCCGCAGACGGTGGTCGCGGTGGAGGCCTACGGCGACGAGGGCACCGACGCCCCGCTCTACCCGGAGGAGGAGGCGCTGGTGGAGCGGGCGGTGGCCAAGCGCCGCCGGGAGTTCACCGCCGTACGCTCCTGCGCCCGCCGGGCCATGGAGAAGCTGGGCGTGTCCGCGCGGCCCGTGCTCAACGGCGAGCGGGGGGCTCCGATCTGGCCGGACGGGCTGACCGGCAGCATGACCCACTGCGAGGGCTACTGCGCCGCCGCCCTCGTCCGCGCCGCCGACCTGGCCTCCCTCGGCATCGACGCCGAGGTGCACGGTCCGCTGCCCGAGGGCGTCCTGGACGCCGTGTCCCTGCCGGGGGAGGCGGCGCGGATCGGGCGGCTGTCCGCGGAGCGGCCCGCGGTGCACTGGGACCGGCTGCTGTTCAGCGCCAAGGAGTCCGTCTACAAGGCGTGGTTCCCGCTCACCGGGAAGTGGCTGGACTTCCTGGAGGCCGACATCGAGTTCTTCGGCGACCCCGGCGAGCGGACGCGCGGCGGCTTCCGGGCCACGCTCCTCGTCCCCGGCCCCCGGGTGGGCGACCGCCGCCTCGGCCACTTCGACGGCCGCTGGACCACCGCGGGGGGACTGGTCACGACGGCGGTCGCGGTACCGCACGGCTGA
- a CDS encoding metallophosphoesterase: protein MTAGTGGGGQLWAISDLHIGYDENRALVERMRPESDGDWLLVAGDVAETVEDVRWALKTLSGRFARVVWVPGNHELWTHPSDTVTLRGVARYEHLVEQCRELGVTTPEDPYPVWDGPGGPVAVVPLFLLYDYSFLPAGCATKDEGLEYAHGTGVVCTDEHLLHPDPYPSREAWCRARVAETERRLAELPDDLPLVLVNHYPLHRHPTDVLWYPEFAMWCGTTLTDDWHRRFNVHTMVYGHLHIPRTTWQDDVRFEEVSVGYPREWRKRDRPPGRLRRIVPREDGDR from the coding sequence ATGACGGCTGGGACCGGTGGCGGCGGACAACTGTGGGCCATCAGCGACCTGCACATCGGCTACGACGAGAACCGTGCCCTGGTGGAACGGATGCGGCCCGAGTCGGACGGGGACTGGCTGCTCGTGGCCGGTGACGTGGCGGAGACCGTGGAGGACGTCCGCTGGGCCCTCAAGACCCTCTCCGGCCGGTTCGCCCGGGTCGTCTGGGTGCCCGGCAACCACGAGCTGTGGACCCACCCGAGCGACACCGTCACCCTGCGCGGCGTCGCCCGCTACGAGCACCTCGTCGAGCAGTGCCGCGAGCTGGGGGTGACCACGCCCGAGGACCCCTACCCGGTCTGGGACGGCCCCGGCGGCCCGGTGGCCGTCGTGCCGCTGTTCCTGCTGTACGACTACTCGTTCCTGCCGGCCGGGTGCGCCACCAAGGACGAGGGACTGGAGTACGCGCACGGCACCGGCGTCGTCTGCACCGACGAGCACCTGCTGCACCCCGATCCGTACCCGAGCCGGGAGGCCTGGTGCCGGGCCCGGGTCGCCGAGACCGAACGCCGGCTCGCCGAACTGCCGGACGACCTCCCCCTCGTCCTCGTCAACCACTATCCGCTGCACCGGCACCCCACGGACGTCCTGTGGTACCCCGAGTTCGCCATGTGGTGCGGCACCACGCTGACCGACGACTGGCACCGCAGGTTCAACGTCCACACCATGGTCTACGGCCACCTCCACATCCCGCGGACCACATGGCAGGACGACGTCCGCTTCGAGGAGGTCTCGGTGGGCTACCCCCGCGAGTGGCGCAAGCGGGACCGACCGCCGGGCAGGCTGCGCCGGATCGTGCCCAGGGAGGACGGCGACCGATGA
- a CDS encoding toxin-antitoxin system, toxin component: MRRLCGELVAELTLPVPARPADLYAALCDAMSRRRGRPVQFRTAAFPPGTASGLWLDMADRDLVVVEERTAPDHQLVILGHELWHMKAGHCGRHVRGAEVATRLLGEDTDEEALRATVLRVAARTRFDLADEKEAEAFGLLLASKCRTWLAGSSLRGPVQRDHLAGRIEASLGYLGPQG, from the coding sequence ATGCGCCGCCTGTGCGGTGAGTTGGTGGCGGAGCTGACGCTTCCCGTCCCGGCGCGGCCCGCCGATCTGTACGCCGCCCTGTGCGACGCGATGAGCAGGCGCCGCGGCCGGCCCGTGCAGTTCCGTACGGCCGCGTTCCCACCGGGGACCGCGAGCGGGTTGTGGCTCGACATGGCGGACCGGGACCTCGTCGTGGTCGAGGAACGTACGGCACCCGACCACCAGCTGGTGATCCTGGGCCACGAGCTGTGGCACATGAAGGCCGGGCACTGCGGCCGTCACGTCCGGGGCGCCGAGGTCGCGACGCGCTTACTCGGCGAGGACACCGACGAGGAGGCGCTGCGGGCGACCGTCCTGAGGGTCGCCGCGCGCACCCGCTTCGACCTCGCCGACGAGAAGGAGGCCGAGGCCTTCGGCCTGCTGCTCGCCAGCAAGTGCCGGACGTGGCTCGCCGGTTCGTCGCTGCGGGGACCGGTGCAGCGCGACCACCTGGCGGGCCGGATCGAGGCGTCGCTGGGCTACCTGGGGCCCCAGGGCTGA